A single window of Pseudarthrobacter defluvii DNA harbors:
- a CDS encoding phosphomannomutase/phosphoglucomutase — MTSEQTTTFDLSASFKAYDVRGIVGESITAEIVEAVGAAFVDVLQLEGQTIVVGGDMRPSSPEFTKAFANGAAARGANVELLDLISTDELYFACGFLNRAGATFTASHNPAEYNGIKMAKAGAVPISSETGLKDIQALAEQYLNAGSIPASGTKGLISVRDVLKDYSEYLRKLVDLSASRPLKVVVDAGNGMAGLTTPAVLGDALLPKLPFDIVPLYFELDGSFPNHPANPLEPENLRDLQAAVIEHGADIGLAFDGDADRCFVIDEKGEAVSPSAITGMVARREIARARAQGEDSPTIIHNLLTSRAVAELVEHDGGRAVRTRVGHSFIKAVMAKEGAVFGGEHSAHFYFRDFWNADTGMLAAMHVLAALGEQDGPLSELAREYEPYVSSGEINSEVEDKPAAVERVRQAFADEDLTIDSLDGSTFTANDGSYWFNLRPSNTEPFLRLNAEATDRATMERVRDRVLSLVRA; from the coding sequence GTGACTAGCGAACAGACAACGACATTTGATCTCTCGGCATCCTTCAAGGCCTACGACGTCCGCGGGATTGTCGGCGAGTCGATCACCGCCGAAATCGTCGAAGCCGTGGGGGCAGCGTTCGTGGACGTCCTGCAGCTTGAGGGCCAGACCATCGTGGTGGGCGGGGACATGCGCCCCTCATCCCCCGAGTTCACCAAGGCCTTCGCCAATGGAGCGGCAGCGCGCGGCGCCAACGTCGAGCTGCTGGACCTGATCTCCACGGATGAGCTGTATTTCGCCTGCGGTTTCCTCAACCGTGCCGGTGCCACCTTCACCGCCAGCCACAACCCCGCCGAGTACAACGGGATCAAGATGGCCAAGGCAGGCGCCGTGCCCATCTCCTCGGAAACCGGCCTCAAGGACATCCAGGCCCTCGCCGAGCAGTACCTGAACGCCGGCTCCATTCCCGCTTCCGGGACCAAGGGCCTCATCAGCGTCCGCGACGTACTCAAGGACTACTCCGAGTACCTCCGCAAGCTCGTTGACCTTTCCGCATCCCGCCCGCTGAAGGTGGTGGTGGACGCCGGCAACGGCATGGCCGGGCTGACCACTCCCGCCGTCCTGGGAGACGCACTGCTCCCCAAGCTGCCCTTCGACATCGTTCCGCTCTACTTCGAACTGGACGGCTCATTCCCCAACCACCCGGCCAACCCGCTGGAGCCGGAAAACCTTCGCGACCTGCAGGCTGCTGTCATCGAACATGGTGCGGACATCGGCCTGGCGTTCGACGGCGACGCCGACCGCTGCTTCGTCATCGACGAAAAGGGCGAGGCCGTGTCGCCGTCGGCCATTACCGGCATGGTGGCCCGCCGCGAAATTGCCCGGGCCAGGGCCCAGGGTGAGGATAGCCCCACCATCATCCACAACCTGCTCACCTCGCGCGCCGTCGCCGAACTGGTGGAGCACGACGGCGGACGCGCCGTCCGCACGCGCGTTGGCCACTCCTTCATCAAGGCAGTCATGGCCAAGGAAGGCGCCGTATTTGGCGGCGAGCACTCCGCGCACTTCTACTTCCGCGACTTCTGGAACGCGGACACCGGCATGCTGGCCGCCATGCATGTCCTGGCCGCCCTCGGCGAGCAGGACGGCCCGCTCTCCGAGCTGGCGCGCGAATATGAGCCCTACGTCAGTTCCGGCGAGATCAATTCCGAGGTCGAGGACAAGCCCGCAGCAGTGGAGCGGGTCCGGCAGGCCTTCGCGGACGAGGACCTCACCATCGACAGCCTGGACGGCAGCACCTTCACGGCCAACGACGGCAGCTACTGGTTCAACCTCCGCCCGTCCAACACGGAGCCTTTCCTGCGGCTCAACGCCGAGGCCACGGACCGGGCCACCATGGAACGCGTCCGCGACCGCGTCCTGTCCCTGGTGCGGGCCTAG
- a CDS encoding RrF2 family transcriptional regulator, giving the protein MKINAFADVSLRALMVLAAVPDGTLLTTQSIADSVGTPYNHVSKAMAKLRSMGLIEVVRGRSGGSRLSHAGRVATVGQILRQLDTRTDPADCVAPGGNCPLINECRLRGALARAREAFYAELDSVVIGELPQARQMAPVFQMIGLRPGL; this is encoded by the coding sequence ATGAAAATCAATGCCTTCGCTGACGTCAGCCTGCGCGCACTCATGGTGCTCGCAGCCGTTCCGGACGGCACGCTGCTGACCACCCAAAGCATCGCGGATTCGGTGGGCACGCCCTACAACCACGTGAGCAAGGCCATGGCCAAGCTGCGAAGCATGGGCCTCATAGAGGTTGTCCGCGGCCGCTCCGGGGGTTCACGGCTCAGCCATGCAGGCCGGGTGGCCACGGTGGGCCAGATCCTGCGGCAACTCGACACCCGCACCGATCCCGCCGACTGCGTGGCACCCGGCGGCAACTGCCCCCTGATCAACGAGTGCAGACTCAGGGGCGCCCTGGCCCGCGCCCGCGAGGCCTTCTATGCCGAGCTCGATTCCGTGGTGATCGGGGAACTCCCCCAGGCCCGGCAGATGGCGCCGGTGTTCCAGATGATCGGCCTCCGGCCCGGGCTTTAG
- a CDS encoding globin domain-containing protein, giving the protein MLSDKSRPVIEATLPLVGSRIGSITPNFYARLFAAHPELMDGLFSRSNQRSGNQQQALAGSIAAFATHLVNNPGTLPETVLSRIAHRHASLGITEPQYQVVYEHLFGAIAEDLAEVITPEIAEAWTEVYWLMADALIKLEKGLYAAQANDRMWMPWRVAAKTPAGTGSMTFTLEPADDTPVTPALPGQYISVKVAVADGLRQVRQYSLSGDAGTSRTFTTKLDDGGEVSPVLHNSVQVGDVVEISNPYGEITLKEGDGPVVLASAGIGCTPTASILRSLAESGSDRQVLVLHAESTPDSWALRSQMTDDVDRLDGAELQLWLEKPVDGAKEGFMSLREVDLPANASLYLCGPLPFMKNIRNEAINAGIPATQIHYEVFGPDIWLAS; this is encoded by the coding sequence ATGCTGTCGGACAAGTCCCGCCCCGTTATTGAGGCCACCCTGCCGCTTGTCGGTTCCCGGATCGGATCCATCACCCCCAACTTCTACGCCCGCCTTTTCGCGGCGCACCCCGAACTGATGGATGGCTTGTTCAGCCGCTCCAACCAGCGCTCCGGCAACCAGCAGCAGGCCCTGGCCGGGAGCATTGCCGCCTTCGCCACCCACTTGGTCAACAACCCGGGCACCCTGCCGGAGACGGTCCTTTCCCGCATCGCCCACCGCCACGCCTCCCTGGGCATCACCGAGCCGCAGTACCAGGTGGTCTACGAGCACCTGTTCGGCGCCATCGCCGAGGACCTGGCCGAGGTCATCACACCCGAGATCGCCGAAGCCTGGACCGAGGTGTACTGGCTGATGGCGGATGCACTGATCAAGCTCGAGAAAGGCCTTTACGCCGCCCAGGCCAATGACAGGATGTGGATGCCGTGGCGCGTGGCGGCCAAGACCCCGGCGGGAACCGGGTCCATGACCTTCACCCTGGAGCCCGCGGATGACACCCCCGTCACCCCGGCCCTTCCCGGCCAGTACATCAGCGTCAAGGTGGCCGTTGCGGACGGCCTGCGCCAGGTCCGCCAGTACTCCCTTTCCGGCGACGCCGGCACCAGCCGCACTTTCACCACCAAGCTGGACGACGGCGGCGAGGTTTCCCCCGTGCTGCACAACAGCGTCCAGGTGGGCGACGTCGTCGAGATCTCCAACCCCTACGGCGAGATCACGCTCAAGGAGGGCGACGGCCCCGTGGTCCTGGCCTCCGCCGGCATCGGCTGCACCCCCACCGCCTCCATCCTCCGCTCCCTCGCCGAGTCCGGCTCCGACCGCCAGGTCCTGGTACTCCACGCCGAGAGCACCCCGGACAGCTGGGCCCTGCGCAGCCAGATGACGGACGACGTCGATCGCCTGGACGGTGCCGAACTGCAGCTCTGGCTGGAGAAGCCTGTTGACGGTGCCAAGGAAGGATTCATGTCCCTCCGCGAAGTGGACCTTCCCGCCAACGCTTCCCTGTACCTGTGCGGCCCGCTGCCGTTCATGAAGAACATCCGCAACGAAGCCATCAACGCCGGCATCCCGGCCACCCAAATCCACTACGAGGTCTTCGGCCCGGACATCTGGCTCGCCAGCTGA
- a CDS encoding phosphoenolpyruvate carboxykinase (GTP), translating to MGDLAQKPLLEKAPTTHAGLLAWVEEVAELTQPDRIYWVDGSEEENTRLTDELVAAGTLTRLNQDLFPNSFAAFSDPADVARVEEQTFICSENKRDAGFTNNWMDPREMKDKLRGLFAGSMRGRTMYVIPFVMGHLDAEDPKFGVEITDSAYVVASMRIMANIGTAVLDKITETNASFVPALHSLGAPLERGQDDVAWPCNPDKWIVHFPEERSIWSFGSGYGGNALLGKKCYALRIASVMARDEGWLAEHMLILKLTSPEKKNYYVSAAFPSACGKTNLALLDPAIEGWEVETLGDDITWMRIGKEGELRATNPEAGLFGVAPGTGWGTNPNAMRAIAKGHSIFTNVALTDDGGVWWEGMTDEVPAHLTDWQGNSWTPDSDKPAAHPNSRFCTPIAQIDMLAEEYYSPEGVELSAILFGGRRKTTVPLVTQARSWTNGIFMGSTLSSETTAAAAGQVGVLRRDPMAMLPFIGYDAGDYLKHWISVSGKANPERLPHIFLVNWFRRTADGGFAWPGFGDNARVLKWAIERIEGKADAVETPIGYVPAGHALDVTGLDLTHAHVEDAVRVDREEWDAELASIEEWYAKFGDSLPDALRSELDSLKDRMADHS from the coding sequence ATGGGCGATCTGGCGCAGAAGCCGCTGCTTGAGAAAGCACCCACCACACATGCCGGCCTGCTGGCATGGGTCGAAGAGGTTGCTGAGCTTACGCAGCCGGACCGCATCTACTGGGTTGACGGGTCCGAAGAGGAAAACACCCGTCTCACCGACGAGCTCGTTGCTGCCGGAACGCTGACCCGGCTCAACCAGGATCTGTTCCCGAACTCCTTCGCCGCGTTCTCGGATCCCGCTGACGTTGCCCGCGTCGAGGAACAGACCTTCATCTGCTCGGAAAACAAGCGCGATGCCGGCTTCACCAATAACTGGATGGACCCCCGCGAGATGAAGGACAAGCTGCGCGGGCTCTTCGCCGGCTCCATGCGCGGCCGCACCATGTACGTCATCCCGTTCGTCATGGGCCACCTCGACGCCGAGGACCCCAAGTTCGGTGTGGAAATCACGGACAGCGCCTACGTTGTTGCCTCCATGCGCATCATGGCCAATATCGGTACCGCCGTTCTGGACAAGATCACCGAGACCAACGCGTCCTTCGTTCCGGCCCTGCACTCCCTGGGCGCACCCCTCGAGCGCGGCCAGGACGATGTGGCATGGCCGTGCAACCCGGACAAGTGGATCGTCCACTTCCCCGAAGAGCGCTCCATCTGGTCCTTTGGCTCCGGCTACGGCGGCAACGCGCTGCTCGGCAAGAAGTGCTACGCCCTGCGCATCGCCTCGGTCATGGCCCGCGACGAAGGCTGGCTGGCCGAGCACATGCTCATCCTCAAGCTGACCTCGCCGGAAAAGAAGAACTACTACGTTTCCGCCGCCTTCCCCTCCGCCTGCGGCAAGACCAACCTCGCGCTGCTCGATCCCGCCATCGAAGGATGGGAAGTGGAGACGCTCGGCGACGACATCACCTGGATGCGGATCGGCAAGGAAGGCGAACTCCGCGCCACAAACCCTGAGGCCGGCCTCTTCGGCGTCGCGCCAGGCACCGGCTGGGGCACCAACCCCAACGCCATGCGCGCCATCGCCAAGGGCCACAGCATCTTCACCAACGTTGCCCTCACCGACGACGGCGGCGTCTGGTGGGAGGGAATGACGGACGAGGTTCCGGCCCACCTGACCGACTGGCAGGGCAACTCCTGGACTCCGGACTCGGACAAGCCCGCGGCGCACCCGAACTCCCGTTTCTGCACACCGATCGCACAGATCGACATGCTGGCCGAGGAATACTACAGCCCGGAGGGTGTGGAACTTTCGGCCATCCTCTTCGGCGGCCGTCGCAAGACCACCGTTCCCCTGGTGACCCAGGCACGCAGCTGGACCAACGGCATCTTCATGGGTTCGACCCTGTCCTCCGAGACCACTGCCGCGGCCGCCGGACAGGTTGGCGTGCTCCGCCGCGATCCCATGGCCATGCTGCCGTTCATCGGTTACGACGCCGGCGACTACCTGAAGCACTGGATCAGCGTTTCCGGCAAGGCCAACCCGGAGCGGCTGCCGCACATCTTCCTGGTGAACTGGTTCCGCCGCACGGCTGACGGCGGCTTCGCCTGGCCCGGCTTCGGCGACAACGCCCGCGTCCTCAAATGGGCCATCGAGCGGATCGAGGGCAAGGCGGACGCCGTCGAGACCCCCATCGGATACGTCCCCGCCGGGCACGCGCTGGACGTCACCGGCCTGGACCTGACCCACGCCCACGTTGAAGACGCCGTCCGCGTCGACCGCGAAGAGTGGGACGCGGAACTCGCCTCCATCGAGGAGTGGTACGCCAAGTTCGGCGACTCGCTGCCGGATGCCCTGCGCTCCGAGCTCGATTCCCTGAAGGACCGGATGGCGGACCACAGCTAG
- a CDS encoding dihydrolipoyl dehydrogenase family protein: MMPEAAEREFDVVVIGAGAVGENVADRVVQGGLTAVLVEAELVGGECSYWACMPSKALLRPGTALHGAQTTPGAKEAVTRTLDTAAVLERRNYFTSNWQDDGQVSWVKDTGIELVRGHGWLTGPRSVEVAGLDGTQHLLRARHAVVLATGSTPNTPPIEGLQDVQVWGTREATSAGEVPERLTVLGGGVAGTELAQAFARLGSSVTLVARSGLLGSFPEEASKLVAAGLRADGVELRLHTATERISGNDDGTITVSLGDGSTVTSEKVLVSTGRHPALEGLGLESLGFEPDESGHLSLSADTSGLVQGTPGDEPWLYAVGDAAGKNFFTHQGKYEARATGDAIVARAKGDLKGAPGNWTRYAQTANQHAVPGVVFTDPELAGVGRTLQAARKDGYNASSVELPIQVAGSSLHSENYEGWAQLVVDEDRKVLLGATFAGPDVAELLHAATIAVVGEVPLDRLWHAVPSYPTISEVWLRLLEKYGL; this comes from the coding sequence ATGATGCCCGAGGCCGCTGAGCGCGAATTTGATGTTGTTGTTATCGGCGCAGGCGCCGTGGGGGAAAACGTGGCGGACCGCGTGGTGCAGGGCGGTCTGACAGCCGTGCTCGTGGAGGCCGAACTCGTGGGCGGTGAATGCTCCTATTGGGCCTGCATGCCTTCGAAGGCACTGCTTCGCCCCGGGACCGCACTGCACGGCGCGCAGACTACCCCCGGCGCCAAGGAAGCGGTGACCCGGACCCTGGACACCGCCGCCGTCCTGGAACGCAGGAACTACTTCACCTCCAACTGGCAGGATGACGGCCAGGTCTCGTGGGTCAAGGACACCGGCATCGAACTGGTGCGTGGCCACGGGTGGCTCACCGGGCCGAGGTCCGTGGAGGTTGCCGGCCTGGACGGGACACAGCACCTGCTGCGGGCGCGGCATGCCGTGGTGCTGGCCACCGGCTCAACCCCCAACACCCCGCCCATCGAGGGGCTGCAGGATGTACAGGTATGGGGCACCCGTGAAGCGACGTCCGCCGGTGAGGTCCCGGAGCGGCTGACAGTTCTGGGCGGCGGCGTGGCCGGGACCGAACTGGCCCAGGCCTTCGCCCGGCTGGGCTCAAGCGTTACCCTGGTGGCGCGCAGCGGACTGCTGGGCAGTTTCCCGGAGGAGGCGTCGAAACTGGTTGCGGCGGGACTGCGGGCAGACGGCGTCGAACTGCGCCTTCACACGGCCACGGAGCGGATCAGCGGGAACGACGACGGCACCATCACCGTGAGCCTGGGCGACGGATCCACGGTCACGTCCGAGAAGGTGCTGGTCTCCACGGGCAGGCACCCGGCACTGGAGGGGCTTGGCCTGGAAAGCCTTGGCTTTGAGCCGGATGAATCCGGGCACCTGTCCCTGTCGGCGGACACTTCAGGCCTGGTACAGGGGACGCCCGGGGACGAGCCCTGGCTCTACGCCGTGGGAGACGCGGCAGGCAAGAACTTCTTCACGCACCAGGGCAAGTACGAGGCACGCGCCACCGGCGACGCCATCGTTGCCCGTGCCAAAGGGGACCTCAAGGGCGCCCCCGGCAACTGGACGCGTTACGCCCAGACGGCCAACCAGCATGCCGTGCCCGGCGTGGTCTTCACCGACCCGGAGCTGGCCGGCGTTGGACGCACGCTGCAGGCCGCCCGGAAGGACGGCTACAACGCATCCTCCGTGGAACTGCCCATCCAGGTGGCCGGATCCTCGCTCCACTCGGAGAACTACGAAGGGTGGGCGCAGCTTGTGGTTGATGAAGACCGCAAGGTCCTGCTGGGCGCCACCTTCGCAGGCCCGGACGTGGCCGAACTGCTGCATGCAGCCACCATCGCCGTGGTGGGTGAGGTTCCCCTGGACCGGCTGTGGCATGCCGTCCCCTCCTACCCCACCATCAGCGAGGTATGGCTCCGCCTGCTGGAGAAGTATGGGCTCTGA
- a CDS encoding ABC transporter ATP-binding protein — MLSARQLHAKGRRDPLLPPTSLTLRRGELLLVTGERQDQRTALSLLLSGRMKATGGDISWDSSPRSKQLRLVSALVDSPGVNEPEEHLSVRDLVTEDLALIPRRYRGALLSGPWLKVNRFEDIADLWTEQLEPRRRLELLTALALANPRTDLLVVDSPDRHSADGLTWLPRLQELAYDAGRPLAVVAAVSAVPASWDGPVAAVGNDELQPTRPAPGGTGPAEDDHAVDATVPAGKHAASAGQDPENSETTLETEVAK, encoded by the coding sequence TTGCTCTCAGCACGCCAGCTCCACGCCAAAGGACGCCGGGACCCGCTGCTTCCACCCACCTCGCTGACCCTCCGCCGGGGCGAGCTCCTGCTGGTCACCGGCGAGCGCCAGGACCAGCGGACCGCACTGTCCCTGCTGCTCAGCGGCCGGATGAAGGCCACGGGTGGAGACATCAGCTGGGACAGCAGTCCGCGGAGCAAGCAGCTGCGGCTGGTCTCCGCCCTGGTGGACTCCCCCGGCGTGAACGAGCCCGAAGAGCACCTCAGCGTCCGCGACCTGGTGACCGAGGACCTTGCCCTGATCCCGCGCCGCTACCGGGGGGCGCTGCTCAGCGGCCCGTGGCTGAAGGTCAACCGCTTCGAGGACATCGCGGACCTCTGGACGGAGCAGTTGGAACCCAGGCGGCGGCTGGAGCTGTTGACCGCGCTTGCCCTGGCCAACCCCCGCACAGACCTGCTGGTGGTTGACTCGCCGGACCGGCACAGCGCAGACGGGCTCACCTGGCTGCCGCGCCTCCAGGAGTTGGCGTACGACGCCGGGCGGCCGCTCGCCGTCGTGGCGGCAGTCAGTGCCGTCCCGGCGTCGTGGGACGGACCGGTTGCCGCGGTGGGCAATGACGAGCTTCAGCCAACTCGTCCCGCTCCCGGCGGGACGGGCCCTGCCGAGGATGACCACGCGGTCGATGCCACTGTCCCCGCCGGCAAGCACGCGGCCAGCGCCGGGCAGGACCCGGAGAATTCAGAAACCACACTCGAAACCGAGGTTGCCAAGTGA
- a CDS encoding YhgE/Pip domain-containing protein, producing the protein MTVLRLARSELKRMTGGLLPKLTILALTMVPLLYGAVYLYANWDPYGHLNNLDAALVVEDSGATAADGTRLEAGTKVADSLVEGNVFHWIPVDSPAEADAGVRSGQYAFALRIPKDFSANLVSPGSFDSASQAMLNVTTNDANNYLLSTIVDKLTTAVHSTVAKEVGEETANQLLTGLGTIHSKMLQAADGASQLADGVATLRDGTVTLHEGTSALSSGADQLYAGQLKLRDGANQLADGAGQLSSGLAVLKDKTATLPRDTQALASGAAQIAAGNAQLNAKVQDVAAQLDAADQGLRSRVMDSNSRLVASGVLTQDQADKVLADFDAAAASSPVATAKSKIQTDAAQVQQLADGSEAVSVGAARLAAGMPALKDAIAQASAGADQLHAGAGALAAGEQTAVDGSAQLADGARKVDGGAAQVSDGATQAATGSRTLADEIGKGAGQVPNPDDAQKNNLSQVMADPVAVSNVSQAKAGSYGAGLAPFFLTLAMWIGIFMLVQAMRPVTQRALASNAPSWKIALGGWLPFLLVSVVQASLLTLVVDVALGLNPAHPVLMWLFMLAAAMAFSALIQGVVALLGSPGKLVVLILLVLQLVSSGGTFPWQTTPQPLHVVHQVLPMGYVVTGMRHLIYGGDLSMILPTLAGLLGYTLLGAALSTLAVRKNKYWTLKTLKPEIAV; encoded by the coding sequence GTGACTGTCCTGCGGCTGGCCCGCTCCGAACTCAAGCGCATGACCGGCGGGCTGCTGCCCAAGCTGACCATCCTGGCGTTGACCATGGTCCCGCTGCTCTACGGCGCGGTCTACCTCTACGCGAACTGGGATCCCTACGGGCACCTCAACAACCTGGATGCTGCCCTGGTGGTGGAGGACTCCGGGGCAACCGCGGCGGATGGAACCCGGCTGGAGGCCGGGACTAAAGTGGCGGACAGCCTGGTGGAAGGCAACGTGTTCCACTGGATTCCGGTGGACAGCCCGGCAGAGGCCGATGCAGGCGTCAGGAGCGGCCAGTACGCCTTTGCGCTTCGAATCCCCAAGGACTTTTCGGCCAACCTGGTTTCCCCGGGCAGCTTCGACTCCGCCAGCCAGGCGATGTTGAACGTCACCACCAACGATGCGAACAACTACCTCCTGAGCACTATCGTGGACAAGCTCACCACCGCCGTGCACTCCACGGTGGCCAAGGAAGTGGGTGAGGAAACCGCCAACCAATTGCTCACCGGTCTCGGCACCATCCACTCCAAGATGCTCCAGGCCGCCGACGGCGCCTCCCAACTTGCCGACGGCGTCGCCACCCTCAGGGACGGAACCGTCACCCTCCACGAAGGGACCTCGGCCCTGAGCAGCGGTGCCGACCAGCTGTACGCCGGCCAGCTGAAGCTGCGGGACGGCGCCAACCAGCTGGCCGACGGCGCAGGGCAGCTCAGCAGCGGCCTGGCAGTCCTCAAGGACAAGACAGCCACCCTGCCCAGGGACACCCAGGCGCTCGCTTCGGGCGCAGCCCAGATCGCCGCCGGAAACGCACAACTGAACGCCAAGGTCCAGGACGTGGCCGCCCAGCTGGACGCGGCGGACCAGGGCCTGCGCTCGCGGGTGATGGACTCCAACAGCAGGCTGGTCGCCTCGGGCGTCCTCACCCAGGACCAGGCGGATAAGGTCCTGGCCGACTTCGACGCCGCGGCAGCGTCCAGCCCCGTGGCAACGGCCAAGAGCAAGATCCAGACGGATGCCGCCCAGGTCCAGCAGCTGGCCGACGGCTCCGAAGCGGTCAGTGTGGGCGCAGCGCGGCTGGCGGCCGGGATGCCGGCGCTGAAGGACGCTATTGCCCAGGCCTCGGCAGGGGCTGACCAGCTGCACGCCGGTGCCGGCGCGTTGGCGGCAGGTGAGCAAACCGCCGTCGACGGTTCAGCCCAGCTGGCTGACGGGGCCCGGAAGGTCGACGGCGGAGCCGCCCAGGTTTCCGACGGCGCCACCCAGGCAGCCACCGGCTCAAGGACCCTGGCAGACGAGATCGGGAAGGGCGCCGGGCAGGTCCCGAATCCTGACGATGCCCAGAAGAACAACCTGTCCCAGGTGATGGCCGATCCTGTGGCCGTCAGCAACGTCTCGCAGGCCAAGGCCGGGTCCTATGGCGCCGGATTGGCACCGTTCTTCCTCACGCTGGCCATGTGGATTGGAATCTTCATGCTGGTCCAGGCCATGCGCCCCGTCACGCAGCGGGCATTGGCCTCCAACGCACCGTCGTGGAAGATCGCCCTGGGTGGCTGGCTGCCCTTCCTCCTGGTCTCGGTGGTGCAGGCCTCCCTGCTGACCTTGGTGGTGGATGTGGCGCTGGGCCTGAACCCCGCCCACCCGGTGTTGATGTGGCTGTTCATGCTGGCCGCAGCCATGGCGTTCAGTGCGCTCATCCAGGGCGTCGTGGCCCTGCTGGGCTCGCCGGGCAAACTGGTGGTCCTGATCCTGCTGGTTTTGCAGCTCGTGTCATCCGGCGGCACGTTCCCCTGGCAGACAACGCCGCAGCCGCTGCATGTGGTGCACCAGGTCCTGCCCATGGGGTACGTGGTGACCGGAATGCGCCACCTGATCTACGGTGGAGACCTGTCCATGATCCTTCCCACCCTGGCGGGCCTGTTGGGCTACACCCTGCTGGGGGCGGCCCTGTCCACGCTCGCGGTGCGCAAGAACAAGTACTGGACGCTCAAGACGCTGAAACCGGAGATCGCCGTATGA
- a CDS encoding TetR/AcrR family transcriptional regulator, with product MTTEPADAAKGLRPARTNATRQKLFDASMELIGERGAANVTVDEIAAAAGVSKGTVYYNFGSKSELIAQLLRYGVDILKARLLDAADGGGTGRDPLLAMEAMIGQAMDFMAEYPSFARLWVSENWRIPSEWQGTFSVLRAELLEVIGQAVEKVARTYQVDESVPRGSLETAIFGACFVVGLDRQTYNPERTRDQSVAAIMAIMRGYVLSGAAPRG from the coding sequence ATGACCACCGAACCCGCCGACGCTGCCAAAGGCCTCCGGCCGGCACGGACCAACGCCACCCGCCAGAAACTCTTTGACGCTTCCATGGAGCTGATCGGCGAGCGCGGGGCGGCCAACGTCACGGTCGATGAGATCGCCGCGGCTGCCGGAGTCTCCAAGGGCACCGTCTACTACAACTTCGGCAGCAAGTCGGAGTTGATCGCGCAGCTGCTGCGGTACGGTGTGGACATCCTGAAGGCCCGGCTGCTTGACGCGGCCGACGGCGGGGGAACCGGCCGCGACCCGCTGCTGGCCATGGAGGCGATGATCGGGCAGGCCATGGATTTCATGGCGGAATACCCTTCCTTCGCCCGTCTCTGGGTGAGTGAAAACTGGCGGATACCCAGCGAGTGGCAGGGCACGTTTTCCGTCCTGCGCGCGGAGCTCCTGGAAGTCATCGGGCAGGCCGTGGAAAAGGTGGCGAGGACTTACCAGGTGGACGAATCGGTGCCCCGGGGCAGCCTGGAAACCGCCATCTTCGGTGCCTGCTTTGTGGTGGGCCTGGACCGGCAGACCTACAACCCCGAGCGCACCCGTGACCAAAGTGTTGCAGCAATCATGGCCATCATGCGCGGCTACGTCCTGAGCGGCGCTGCTCCTCGGGGATGA
- a CDS encoding EamA family transporter, producing the protein MNLRDSLLALLVAVLWGLNFVAIDIGLHAGGQNFPPLLFVAMRFVLVVVPWIFFVRKPDVSWKAIIGVGLFMSAGQFGLLYLAMALGMPAGLASLVLQAQVLLTVLLAAAFLGERPNKRQLAGVAMGVAGLALVAVGRSAVAPLLPLVIVLAAALSWAAGNVIARRAKAASGLGLVVWSGAVVPLPLGALSVLVDGPDTVWQSLSNLQAPTMISALYTAVFASLVGYGIWNRLLASHPSSAVVPFTLLVPVVGMSAAWLVLAEVPSPTEVAGGLLLLGGVATAVLTSQGRRRQRRDAEPLPDLGAGLAAGEADDGGRLAAAAGPPAGAREPDIR; encoded by the coding sequence GTGAATCTGCGCGACTCGCTCCTTGCCCTCCTTGTCGCCGTGCTGTGGGGCCTGAATTTCGTTGCCATCGACATCGGGCTGCACGCGGGCGGACAGAACTTCCCGCCGTTGCTGTTCGTTGCCATGCGCTTCGTCCTGGTGGTTGTCCCGTGGATCTTCTTCGTCAGGAAGCCGGACGTGAGCTGGAAGGCCATCATCGGCGTCGGACTCTTCATGAGCGCCGGCCAGTTTGGCCTCCTCTATCTGGCCATGGCCCTGGGGATGCCCGCCGGACTCGCGTCCCTTGTCCTGCAGGCGCAGGTGCTGCTGACCGTTCTCCTCGCTGCTGCCTTCCTGGGCGAGCGGCCCAATAAGCGGCAGCTGGCGGGTGTGGCAATGGGCGTCGCCGGACTCGCGCTCGTGGCGGTGGGCCGCAGTGCCGTGGCTCCGCTGCTGCCGCTGGTCATCGTCCTGGCGGCAGCCTTGTCTTGGGCGGCAGGGAATGTCATCGCCCGGAGGGCCAAAGCAGCCTCGGGGCTGGGGCTGGTGGTCTGGTCCGGCGCCGTGGTTCCACTGCCGCTGGGAGCGCTGTCCGTGCTGGTGGACGGGCCGGACACTGTGTGGCAGTCACTGTCCAACCTCCAGGCGCCGACCATGATCAGCGCGCTTTACACTGCGGTTTTCGCATCACTGGTGGGCTACGGAATCTGGAACCGGCTCCTTGCCAGCCACCCGTCGTCGGCCGTTGTTCCGTTCACCCTGCTGGTCCCGGTGGTGGGCATGAGCGCAGCTTGGCTGGTCCTTGCCGAGGTACCGTCACCAACGGAAGTGGCAGGCGGCCTGCTCCTGCTCGGTGGCGTGGCGACGGCGGTACTGACCAGTCAAGGCCGTCGGCGTCAGCGGCGGGACGCGGAGCCGCTGCCGGACCTGGGTGCCGGCTTGGCGGCAGGAGAAGCGGACGACGGCGGGCGCTTGGCTGCCGCAGCCGGGCCACCGGCCGGGGCGCGGGAGCCAGACATCCGCTGA